One stretch of Pseudoramibacter sp. DNA includes these proteins:
- a CDS encoding DUF7601 domain-containing protein has translation MAILKRPLKLAVLAILVFGLLGFAGAGHAFTTVQAAAAGAPTVTEKVKAAEGVTLSGTLTLQISQEAQNDDGVVPPAVSDPWTLDIPVSKLNKKAGVYTYSTTLDLASKTQAAGEYTFKVVQTAPAQKTGSTGWDVDTSTYYIRVLVKNNGTRTYLVTKGKVSTEAKDKLDRLTFENTYSAITDSDPTVTKHVVNGNANTLYHFTTTFADSSTNTVDLDSIEIVGGENVKKNGKTLTYDLKDGESIVFKNVPVGLRYRTVETEDPNVERTSIAVKANGQVVDDKGEVQANAKAVINGRDSGSQLVGEKTNSMAYTNILVQKTSGGGKTATTGKVKTGDATRIAGWAAILGGAALILIVTVVSKRRKDAE, from the coding sequence ATGGCAATTCTCAAACGTCCGCTGAAGCTGGCCGTTCTCGCCATCCTGGTGTTCGGCCTTTTGGGCTTCGCGGGAGCTGGCCACGCCTTCACCACCGTTCAGGCTGCGGCGGCAGGCGCCCCCACAGTGACTGAAAAAGTGAAAGCTGCAGAAGGGGTCACCCTCAGCGGAACCCTGACCCTTCAGATCAGCCAGGAGGCCCAGAATGACGACGGGGTGGTCCCGCCGGCGGTCAGCGACCCCTGGACCCTGGACATTCCGGTTTCCAAACTGAACAAAAAGGCAGGGGTCTACACCTATTCCACGACCCTGGACCTCGCATCGAAGACCCAGGCGGCCGGCGAATACACCTTTAAAGTGGTGCAGACCGCGCCGGCGCAGAAAACCGGCAGCACGGGATGGGATGTGGATACAAGCACGTACTACATCCGCGTCCTTGTCAAAAACAACGGCACCCGGACCTATCTGGTCACCAAGGGCAAAGTCAGCACCGAAGCCAAAGACAAGCTCGACAGGCTGACCTTTGAAAACACCTATTCGGCAATCACCGACAGCGACCCGACCGTCACGAAACACGTGGTGAACGGGAATGCGAATACCCTGTACCACTTCACGACGACCTTTGCGGACTCCTCCACGAACACCGTGGATCTGGACAGCATCGAAATCGTCGGCGGGGAAAATGTCAAAAAGAACGGCAAAACCCTGACCTACGACCTCAAAGACGGCGAAAGCATCGTCTTTAAAAACGTCCCCGTGGGTCTGCGGTACCGCACCGTCGAAACCGAAGATCCAAACGTCGAACGCACGTCCATCGCCGTGAAGGCCAACGGCCAGGTGGTCGACGACAAAGGCGAAGTGCAGGCAAACGCCAAAGCCGTCATCAACGGCCGGGATTCCGGCAGCCAGCTGGTGGGCGAAAAGACCAACAGCATGGCTTACACCAACATCCTGGTTCAGAAGACGAGCGGCGGCGGCAAGACCGCCACAACCGGCAAAGTCAAAACCGGAGACGCCACCCGCATCGCGGGATGGGCCGCCATCCTCGGCGGTGCGGCGCTGATCCTCATCGTTACAGTCGTCTCAAAACGCAGAAAAGACGCCGAATAA
- the srtB gene encoding class B sortase: MRPSKVHPDRETGEEALPARLARHTIRFFDRLADWFLLIFFVLLVLFGGYCLWDTHRVYQAASPTVLQTYKPERKPYTSFASLQKLNPEIIAWVQVYGTKIDYPVAQATNNDKYLNTNAKGKFSLSGTPFLDAANASDFSDANSIIYGHHMEKHLMFGDLERFKKHKVFKTHKYGDLYFGGKHHGLKIFAFIEGDAYDSTLYNTEVSHSEITSYYSHLLGAASYTRAVTIDPDSHIVLLSTCASGLTNKRYIIVAKLTDQTYKNPFSKKSQKTGAGSAFWKTLPWWWYVLLLIAIAALIFWRVMKKRKQAHHP; this comes from the coding sequence ATGCGTCCTTCTAAGGTTCACCCAGATCGGGAGACCGGAGAGGAAGCCCTGCCGGCGCGGCTGGCAAGGCACACCATCCGGTTTTTCGACCGTCTGGCCGACTGGTTTCTGCTGATTTTCTTTGTGCTCCTCGTGCTCTTTGGAGGCTATTGCCTGTGGGATACTCACAGGGTCTACCAGGCCGCCTCCCCGACTGTACTCCAAACCTACAAGCCCGAGCGCAAGCCCTACACCTCTTTCGCGAGCCTTCAGAAGCTCAATCCGGAGATCATCGCGTGGGTGCAGGTTTACGGCACGAAAATCGACTACCCCGTCGCCCAGGCCACGAACAACGACAAATATCTGAACACCAACGCCAAAGGCAAGTTCTCCCTTTCGGGCACCCCCTTCCTCGATGCCGCCAACGCCAGCGATTTCTCTGACGCGAACAGCATCATCTATGGACACCATATGGAAAAACATCTGATGTTCGGCGACCTCGAACGCTTCAAAAAGCACAAGGTGTTTAAAACCCACAAGTACGGCGATCTGTACTTCGGCGGCAAACACCACGGGCTCAAAATCTTTGCGTTCATCGAAGGGGACGCCTACGACTCAACCCTGTACAACACCGAAGTGAGCCACAGCGAGATCACAAGCTACTACAGTCACCTTCTCGGCGCCGCGTCCTACACGCGGGCGGTCACCATCGACCCGGACAGCCACATCGTGCTCCTGTCCACCTGCGCCAGCGGGCTGACGAACAAGCGCTACATCATCGTGGCGAAGCTCACCGACCAAACCTACAAAAACCCGTTTTCGAAGAAGTCTCAGAAAACCGGCGCGGGAAGCGCCTTCTGGAAGACCCTGCCCTGGTGGTGGTACGTCCTCCTCCTCATCGCCATTGCGGCGCTGATTTTCTGGCGGGTCATGAAAAAAAGAAAGCAGGCGCATCACCCATGA
- a CDS encoding DUF7601 domain-containing protein, producing MDSIDFTNTFTKEAGAFTVKKTVENDQYADKDTLYSFTATFKESTTSGEVSSFINDIKVAGATDVKVDGSAITFKLKKDQTATFTNVPAGVKVDVVEAQATNVKSTKIDITSNGGETMTKDNSRDSGEVLLGENANSIVYTNTYQDVTLTGVVTKIAPFVAMIAIAAGAAALYLVSRRRRDA from the coding sequence GTGGACAGCATCGACTTCACCAACACCTTTACAAAAGAAGCCGGCGCTTTCACAGTTAAGAAAACCGTTGAAAACGACCAGTACGCCGATAAGGATACGCTGTATAGCTTCACTGCTACTTTCAAAGAATCCACAACTTCAGGCGAAGTTTCCAGCTTCATCAACGACATTAAAGTAGCAGGCGCAACAGATGTTAAAGTTGACGGCAGTGCCATCACTTTCAAATTAAAGAAAGATCAAACCGCAACGTTCACGAACGTCCCGGCTGGCGTTAAAGTCGATGTCGTCGAAGCTCAGGCGACGAACGTTAAATCCACCAAGATTGATATCACCAGCAACGGCGGAGAAACAATGACTAAAGACAACAGTCGGGATTCTGGCGAAGTGCTCCTCGGCGAAAATGCCAACAGCATTGTTTATACCAATACGTATCAGGATGTGACCCTCACAGGCGTTGTCACCAAGATCGCACCGTTCGTCGCGATGATCGCCATCGCAGCCGGCGCAGCAGCCCTGTACCTGGTTTCACGCAGAAGAAGAGACGCGTAA
- a CDS encoding Spy0128 family protein — MAKSIRTAIIAAAMTLLLALGAAFTGLTAHAATSDQPTATEPTVNKTVNVADGITIADDAVFSVKQVPNADDVAAPATVADYTVTIPAASLKANTKVSESLGLAAKTTAVGEYTFEVKETEPKDKADTAPYGWTVDKTTYYVHVYVAQNGDHSYIVTKGTNNHYGQKA, encoded by the coding sequence ATGGCAAAATCAATTCGTACAGCGATCATCGCCGCGGCGATGACTCTTCTTTTAGCCTTAGGCGCAGCATTTACCGGTCTCACCGCTCATGCGGCGACATCCGATCAGCCGACCGCGACAGAACCAACGGTTAACAAGACCGTCAACGTCGCAGACGGCATCACGATTGCAGACGATGCAGTCTTCTCCGTTAAACAAGTGCCCAATGCCGACGACGTCGCCGCTCCGGCAACGGTTGCAGACTACACGGTCACCATTCCAGCCGCAAGCTTAAAGGCCAACACAAAGGTCAGCGAATCTTTAGGCCTGGCTGCAAAAACCACAGCCGTCGGTGAATATACTTTCGAAGTGAAAGAAACCGAACCGAAAGACAAAGCCGACACCGCCCCCTACGGCTGGACTGTAGATAAGACAACCTACTACGTTCATGTCTACGTCGCTCAGAACGGCGATCACAGCTACATCGTGACCAAAGGCACCAACAACCATTACGGACAAAAAGCTTGA
- the lepB gene encoding signal peptidase I, whose product MAAQAEAKKRPSLLSDLLFLLMKIGLILVFLVVIFTFFFGITQVSGNAMSPAVKDGDLVIYYRLDRDYAADDLAVISRKGRLSVRRVVGIAGDKVDINSQNGLEINGYPQQEDNIYTKTLPVVGGAKFPLTVGENSVFVLGDNRPYAKDSRTYGTVSVGDTRGKVLAVIRRRNL is encoded by the coding sequence ATGGCAGCACAAGCTGAAGCCAAAAAGCGGCCCTCGCTTCTCAGTGATTTGTTATTCCTGCTGATGAAAATCGGCCTGATCCTCGTGTTCCTCGTGGTGATCTTCACCTTCTTTTTCGGAATCACTCAGGTTTCAGGAAACGCCATGTCCCCGGCGGTCAAAGACGGCGACCTCGTCATCTACTACCGCCTCGACCGGGACTACGCGGCGGACGATCTCGCGGTCATCTCCCGAAAGGGCAGGCTTTCGGTGCGGCGGGTCGTCGGCATCGCCGGCGACAAAGTCGACATCAACAGTCAAAACGGCCTCGAAATCAACGGTTATCCGCAGCAGGAAGACAATATTTACACCAAGACCCTGCCGGTGGTCGGCGGGGCGAAATTCCCCTTAACGGTTGGGGAAAATTCGGTATTCGTTCTCGGTGACAACCGTCCCTACGCGAAAGACAGCCGGACCTACGGCACCGTTTCCGTCGGCGACACCCGTGGCAAAGTGCTCGCGGTGATTCGCAGGCGCAACTTGTAG
- a CDS encoding VWA domain-containing protein has product MHTQTETHKSPLARYLILILALTAALIAGTALGSGQQAFAAGSSSGSGAPTKTVTPNKNNDGTYDGTYTLKLSVTGQSSSTTVSTPTEAVLVIDVSGSMDDPATTPQRVAGTPSNDGKNYYGYTEEEYCKLTYYKGRWIYQSSNGEWYYYRGIYYTATSRLDVAKAAAETTVKQLLDSGVTVKLVTFSTKASEAQTLTSSNYASVIDGLKADGGTNWEAGLTNAEAALTKDGKTNENVIFMSDGNPTFRNSRNGYYDYNQQVGVYGNGNSDPNDRNYNAAKTVANSIVEKAEFYSIGVFGNVTKMQNLAKNYYSASDSASLQAAFADIVKKIQNTISRTNFKVTDTLTKYTDSTVTQNATYNQNATYKEGNADNFKYEITDADGTITPSNAEMVGAATVSGKTINWTPKTPTENGQTYSVSVIIWPNQVAVDEVAESGKHTQKMQTNDGKDDKATYDEVKTTTQSDPTAGISGLTKSGSNYTYTYTKNGQSTTIPLKSDGKGGYTATDGSGATLQQKDGVWTLTVPTVTKFAPGEMNVEAKTLTINKVWNNDATSHDHDSITVKITKDGEDTKNLTIDSSGNWKADMALAPGLQADVDGDGNPDLLNKGHIYQLSESSLDTAHYTVSYSDDGFKTGFKPMIVNGQLELEGLTNNSASLTITNTRKEIKTGVKNTDNTAPMVGAGLALAALAAVFVFKRKLGR; this is encoded by the coding sequence ATGCACACGCAAACAGAGACACACAAGAGCCCTCTTGCACGGTATCTTATTTTGATTCTGGCCTTGACAGCGGCTCTTATTGCCGGTACAGCTCTGGGCAGCGGCCAGCAGGCTTTTGCGGCAGGCAGCAGCTCAGGCAGCGGCGCGCCGACGAAAACCGTTACGCCCAACAAAAACAACGACGGGACCTATGACGGGACCTATACCTTAAAACTCAGCGTCACAGGGCAGTCGAGCTCCACGACGGTGTCCACGCCGACAGAAGCGGTTTTAGTCATCGATGTGTCCGGCAGTATGGACGATCCGGCGACAACGCCCCAGCGAGTCGCTGGTACGCCAAGTAATGATGGTAAAAACTATTACGGCTATACCGAAGAAGAATATTGCAAATTGACATATTATAAAGGTCGTTGGATTTATCAAAGCAGTAATGGTGAATGGTATTATTACAGAGGCATTTATTATACTGCGACAAGCCGTCTGGATGTAGCGAAGGCGGCGGCAGAAACCACGGTGAAGCAGCTCCTCGACAGCGGCGTGACCGTCAAGCTCGTCACTTTCAGCACGAAGGCAAGCGAAGCCCAGACTTTAACTTCATCGAATTACGCCAGTGTGATTGATGGTTTGAAAGCCGACGGCGGCACCAACTGGGAAGCCGGACTGACAAATGCGGAAGCTGCGCTTACGAAAGACGGCAAGACCAACGAAAATGTCATCTTTATGTCCGATGGGAATCCAACGTTCAGAAACAGCCGAAATGGTTATTATGATTATAATCAGCAGGTCGGCGTTTATGGCAACGGCAATTCCGATCCGAACGATCGCAATTACAACGCGGCCAAAACGGTGGCCAATAGCATCGTGGAGAAGGCGGAATTTTACAGCATCGGTGTGTTCGGCAACGTGACGAAGATGCAGAACCTGGCGAAGAACTACTACTCGGCTTCGGACAGCGCGTCTCTCCAAGCTGCTTTCGCGGATATCGTTAAGAAGATCCAGAACACGATCAGCCGGACGAATTTCAAAGTCACCGACACCCTGACCAAATACACGGACAGTACGGTGACTCAGAATGCGACCTATAATCAGAATGCGACCTATAAGGAGGGAAACGCCGACAATTTCAAATACGAAATTACGGATGCGGACGGCACAATCACACCCTCGAACGCGGAGATGGTCGGCGCGGCAACGGTTTCGGGCAAGACCATCAACTGGACGCCGAAGACCCCGACTGAGAACGGACAGACCTACTCCGTCAGCGTGATCATCTGGCCGAATCAGGTCGCTGTGGACGAAGTGGCGGAAAGCGGGAAGCACACCCAGAAAATGCAAACCAACGACGGCAAGGACGATAAGGCGACCTACGACGAAGTGAAAACCACGACCCAGAGCGATCCGACAGCGGGCATCTCAGGGCTGACGAAATCGGGTAGCAACTATACGTACACCTATACGAAAAACGGCCAGTCCACGACGATCCCCCTGAAATCCGACGGCAAGGGCGGCTACACCGCCACCGACGGCAGCGGCGCGACCCTCCAGCAGAAAGATGGCGTCTGGACCCTCACAGTTCCCACCGTGACGAAGTTCGCCCCTGGCGAGATGAACGTAGAGGCGAAGACTTTGACAATCAACAAAGTCTGGAATAATGACGCGACGAGCCACGACCACGACTCGATCACCGTCAAGATCACAAAAGACGGCGAAGATACAAAAAATCTCACCATCGACTCATCCGGCAACTGGAAAGCCGACATGGCGTTGGCCCCAGGTCTCCAAGCTGACGTCGACGGCGACGGCAACCCCGATCTTCTGAACAAAGGCCACATCTACCAACTCTCGGAATCGTCACTGGATACGGCCCACTACACGGTCAGCTACTCCGACGACGGCTTCAAAACAGGTTTTAAGCCGATGATCGTAAATGGCCAGCTCGAGCTCGAAGGACTGACGAACAACTCAGCATCCCTGACTATCACCAACACCCGGAAAGAAATCAAAACCGGGGTCAAGAACACTGACAACACGGCGCCGATGGTCGGCGCGGGCCTCGCCCTCGCGGCACTGGCAGCAGTGTTTGTGTTCAAACGGAAACTGGGCCGGTAA
- a CDS encoding flavin reductase family protein codes for MGRVTWKPANLLYPIPAVLVTSIDEAGRPNVMTAAWAGTICSDPVMVSVSIRKSRYSHGLISKSREFGLCLTTKKLAKAADFCGVKSGRDVDKFAAMHLTPLPSSKIKTPGIAESPVCLECQVVDIQELGSHDMFIAKVVATDVDDRYLDEKGRLDLDRAALIAYSHGGYFSLGRCLGRFGDSVRRKPRKASAPKKQAHSKSAKAKQNLRKKRKSPASKKRRNRKFYPH; via the coding sequence ATGGGACGTGTGACTTGGAAGCCGGCGAATTTACTGTATCCGATTCCGGCGGTGCTGGTGACGTCGATCGACGAGGCGGGGCGGCCCAACGTCATGACCGCGGCCTGGGCCGGGACCATCTGTTCGGACCCGGTCATGGTGTCGGTGTCGATCCGGAAGTCCCGGTATTCCCACGGCCTGATTTCGAAAAGCCGGGAGTTTGGCCTGTGCCTGACGACGAAAAAGCTCGCGAAGGCGGCGGATTTCTGCGGGGTGAAATCGGGCCGGGATGTGGATAAGTTTGCGGCGATGCATTTGACGCCGCTGCCCTCTTCCAAGATCAAGACGCCGGGGATTGCCGAAAGCCCCGTGTGTCTCGAGTGTCAGGTTGTGGACATTCAGGAACTCGGCTCCCACGACATGTTCATCGCGAAGGTCGTCGCCACCGACGTGGACGACCGCTACCTCGACGAAAAGGGCCGCCTGGATCTGGACCGGGCAGCCCTCATTGCCTATTCCCACGGGGGCTACTTCAGTCTCGGGCGCTGCCTTGGACGCTTCGGGGACTCGGTGCGCAGGAAGCCGAGAAAGGCTTCGGCGCCGAAAAAGCAGGCGCATTCAAAGTCTGCAAAAGCTAAGCAAAATCTGCGTAAAAAGCGCAAAAGCCCGGCTTCAAAAAAACGCCGAAACCGCAAATTTTATCCCCATTAA
- the pflB gene encoding formate C-acetyltransferase gives MSNAWRNFNGVLWQEDIDVRDFIQNNYKPYDGDESFLEGPTDATNELWNQVQALQKEERAKGGVLDCETEVVSGLTAYGPGYIGEGTKDLEKVVGLQTDKPLKRAFMPYGGYKMAKEAAETYGYHINPKYDQIFTEYHKTHNQAVFDAYTPEMRRARHAHIVTGLPDTYGRGRIVGDYRRIALYGVDALIEKKEKDKLNCGDGTMTDDIVRLREEITDQINALKGLKAMAEIYGYDISKPAENAREAVQWLYFGYLGAVKTQNGAAMSVGRISTFLDIYIERDLEEGTLTEKEAQELIDHLTMKFRMIKFARIPSYNDLFSGDPVWATLEMAGTGLDGRSMVTKNDFRFLHTLENMGPAPEPNLTVLYSPRLPEAFKRYAAKISITTSAIQYENDDVMKPFWGDDYSICCCVSATQTGKEMQFFGARANLAKALLYAINGGKDEKFTNKDGTPMQVGPEYAPITSDVLDYDEVVHKYDQMLDWLAGLYVNILNLIQYMHDKYYYEAEEMALIDTDVRRTFATGIAGFSHVVDSLSAIKYAKVTAIRNEFGVTTDFKIEGDFPRYGNDDPRADQIAVKLLHDFIDKIKTHHTYRNSEATTSILTITSNVVYGRATGALPDGRAAYTPFSPGASPSYGAEENGLLASLNSVAQVPYKYALDGISNTQTIHPDALGHDDAERQGKLVNVLDGYFSQGAHHLNVNVFGLDKLKDAMEHPEKPEYANFTIRVSGYAVKFIDLTREQQLDVIARNAHQIL, from the coding sequence ATGAGCAATGCATGGCGCAATTTTAACGGCGTATTGTGGCAAGAAGACATCGACGTCCGGGATTTCATCCAGAACAACTACAAACCCTACGACGGCGACGAAAGTTTTCTCGAAGGTCCCACCGACGCGACCAATGAACTGTGGAATCAGGTTCAGGCCCTTCAGAAAGAAGAACGGGCCAAAGGCGGCGTCCTCGACTGTGAAACTGAAGTGGTCTCCGGCCTGACCGCTTACGGCCCGGGCTACATCGGCGAAGGCACCAAGGATCTCGAAAAAGTCGTCGGCCTCCAGACGGACAAGCCCCTGAAACGGGCGTTTATGCCCTACGGCGGCTACAAGATGGCCAAAGAAGCGGCCGAAACCTACGGCTACCACATCAACCCGAAATACGACCAGATTTTCACTGAATATCACAAAACCCACAACCAGGCCGTCTTTGACGCCTACACCCCGGAAATGCGTAGGGCCCGCCACGCCCACATCGTCACCGGCCTGCCGGACACCTACGGCCGGGGCCGCATCGTCGGCGACTACCGCCGGATCGCCCTGTACGGGGTCGACGCCCTCATTGAAAAGAAGGAAAAGGACAAGCTCAACTGCGGCGACGGCACCATGACCGACGATATCGTCCGCCTCAGAGAAGAAATCACCGACCAGATCAACGCCCTCAAGGGCCTGAAGGCCATGGCGGAAATCTACGGCTACGACATCTCCAAGCCGGCAGAAAACGCGAGAGAAGCGGTGCAGTGGCTGTACTTCGGCTACCTCGGCGCCGTGAAGACCCAGAACGGCGCGGCCATGTCCGTGGGCCGCATCTCCACCTTCCTCGACATCTACATCGAACGGGATCTCGAAGAAGGCACCCTGACCGAAAAAGAAGCTCAGGAACTCATCGACCACCTGACGATGAAATTCCGGATGATCAAATTCGCCCGGATTCCGAGCTACAACGATCTGTTCTCCGGGGACCCGGTGTGGGCGACTTTGGAAATGGCCGGCACCGGCCTCGACGGCCGCTCCATGGTCACAAAGAACGACTTCCGCTTCCTCCACACCCTGGAAAACATGGGGCCGGCGCCGGAACCGAACCTGACGGTGCTCTACTCCCCGAGACTTCCTGAAGCGTTCAAGCGCTACGCGGCGAAGATTTCGATCACAACTTCAGCCATTCAATATGAAAACGACGACGTCATGAAACCTTTCTGGGGCGACGACTACAGCATCTGCTGCTGCGTCTCCGCGACCCAGACCGGCAAGGAAATGCAGTTCTTCGGCGCCCGGGCGAACCTGGCCAAGGCCCTGCTCTATGCCATCAACGGCGGCAAGGACGAAAAATTCACCAACAAGGACGGCACCCCGATGCAGGTCGGGCCGGAATACGCGCCGATCACCTCGGACGTCCTCGATTACGATGAAGTGGTGCATAAATACGACCAGATGCTCGACTGGCTCGCCGGCCTGTACGTGAATATCCTGAACCTGATCCAGTACATGCACGACAAATACTACTACGAAGCGGAAGAAATGGCCCTGATCGACACCGACGTGCGCCGCACTTTCGCGACGGGCATCGCGGGCTTCTCCCACGTTGTCGATTCCCTGTCGGCGATCAAGTACGCAAAAGTCACGGCAATCCGCAACGAATTTGGCGTCACCACCGACTTTAAGATTGAAGGGGATTTCCCCCGCTACGGCAATGACGACCCGCGGGCAGATCAGATCGCGGTGAAACTCCTCCACGATTTCATCGATAAGATCAAGACGCATCACACCTATCGCAATTCTGAAGCGACCACGTCGATTTTGACGATTACTTCTAACGTGGTTTACGGTCGGGCGACCGGCGCTTTGCCTGACGGCAGAGCGGCCTACACCCCGTTCTCACCAGGGGCGAGCCCGTCCTACGGCGCAGAAGAAAATGGCCTGCTCGCTTCCTTGAACTCTGTGGCCCAGGTGCCGTACAAATACGCGCTGGATGGTATTTCCAACACCCAGACGATCCACCCGGACGCTTTGGGTCACGACGACGCCGAACGCCAAGGCAAACTCGTGAACGTCCTCGACGGCTACTTCAGCCAGGGCGCTCATCACCTGAACGTCAATGTCTTTGGGTTAGACAAGCTTAAAGACGCGATGGAACATCCGGAAAAACCGGAATACGCGAACTTCACGATCCGTGTCAGCGGTTACGCAGTGAAATTCATCGACCTGACCCGGGAACAACAGCTTGATGTCATCGCCCGCAACGCCCACCAGATCTTGTAA
- the pflA gene encoding pyruvate formate-lyase-activating protein: MENNVQGRIHSIETFGSVDGPGIRFVIFVQGCAMRCQFCHNADTWDGSKGQLRTPESLVKQALRYRPYWGGEGGITVSGGEPLLQMDFLLELFRLAKKEGIHTAIDTAGQPFQDHGPWFEKFKALMQLTDLVISDIKIMDPAAHKKLTGVGNANIHKMLRTVSDLGVPLWIRQVLVPGVTDSPEGLRAERAFIDTLDTVEKVEVLPYHTMGAYKWEALGLHYPLAGIDPPTPEQVQAAEAILVPGKDKNSKQTA; the protein is encoded by the coding sequence ATGGAAAACAATGTACAAGGCCGGATTCACTCCATTGAGACCTTCGGTTCCGTGGACGGACCGGGCATCCGCTTTGTCATTTTTGTTCAGGGGTGCGCGATGCGCTGTCAGTTCTGCCACAACGCCGACACCTGGGACGGGTCCAAAGGACAGCTTCGGACGCCGGAATCCCTTGTCAAACAGGCCCTGCGCTACCGCCCCTACTGGGGCGGTGAAGGCGGCATCACCGTGTCCGGCGGCGAACCATTACTCCAGATGGATTTTCTGCTCGAGCTGTTCAGGCTCGCGAAAAAAGAAGGGATTCACACCGCCATCGACACGGCCGGACAGCCGTTTCAGGATCACGGCCCGTGGTTTGAAAAGTTTAAGGCTTTGATGCAGCTGACCGATCTGGTGATCTCGGACATCAAGATCATGGACCCGGCGGCCCACAAAAAACTTACTGGCGTGGGCAACGCCAACATCCACAAGATGCTGCGCACGGTCTCAGACCTCGGCGTACCCCTGTGGATTCGCCAGGTCCTCGTCCCGGGGGTTACCGACAGTCCCGAAGGCCTGCGGGCCGAACGGGCCTTCATCGACACTCTGGACACCGTGGAAAAAGTTGAAGTGCTCCCCTATCACACGATGGGAGCCTACAAATGGGAAGCCCTGGGGCTTCACTATCCCCTGGCCGGCATCGACCCGCCGACCCCGGAACAGGTACAGGCTGCTGAGGCCATCCTCGTTCCCGGCAAAGACAAGAATTCAAAACAAACGGCATAG
- a CDS encoding Crp/Fnr family transcriptional regulator: MQHNCHCAYTDQKQFCISNIRLFECLPMAIQGQLVARAVHSKHDRGTALVREGDAIDSVLIIQHGKVKISHTDAAGEEHILDVLHDGQAIWHGIFLKDHIYHYDVICLEPVWLCEIPRDDLTAVLEKHPEAVVHLIEMLSTELDEAEKKVIILSIRDPRKRIGQFLLYRDARCIDRDVELKLEDIASSVNLRIETVSRHLTQLERDGYIRRIGRGKLRVLDRGRLEAYVDDEKN; this comes from the coding sequence ATGCAGCACAATTGCCACTGCGCCTACACCGATCAGAAACAGTTCTGCATTTCCAATATCCGGCTCTTTGAATGTTTGCCCATGGCGATTCAGGGGCAGCTCGTGGCCCGGGCGGTGCATTCCAAACACGACCGGGGGACGGCCTTGGTCCGGGAAGGGGACGCCATCGACTCGGTGCTCATCATTCAGCACGGCAAGGTCAAGATCAGCCACACCGATGCGGCCGGCGAAGAGCACATCCTCGACGTGCTCCACGACGGCCAGGCCATCTGGCACGGCATCTTCTTAAAAGACCACATCTACCATTACGACGTGATCTGCCTCGAGCCGGTGTGGCTGTGCGAAATTCCCCGGGACGATCTGACGGCGGTGCTGGAAAAGCATCCCGAAGCGGTGGTTCACCTCATCGAAATGCTCAGCACCGAGCTCGACGAGGCGGAAAAGAAAGTCATCATCCTGTCCATCCGGGACCCGCGGAAGCGCATCGGCCAGTTCCTTTTGTACCGGGACGCCCGGTGCATCGACCGGGACGTGGAGCTTAAGCTCGAGGACATCGCGTCGTCGGTGAACCTCCGGATCGAGACGGTGAGCCGCCATTTGACCCAGCTGGAGCGGGATGGCTACATCCGGCGCATCGGCCGGGGCAAGCTGCGGGTTCTTGACCGCGGCCGCCTTGAAGCCTACGTCGACGACGAAAAAAATTAA
- a CDS encoding MarR family winged helix-turn-helix transcriptional regulator gives MKLESQDVPDPLETADANAEVFTDTVQEICDFNEFYTVYMGMLNDGYLDSGFSITECRTLFELKKKKTCRMNELAEAIYVDQGYMSRIIKRFRKKGLVSREPCEGDGRAYNLSLTEKGENVTEELASMMDSRVGSQIEGLSIDDCKKLKSAMGMITNLLSPNVAEA, from the coding sequence ATGAAATTAGAATCACAAGACGTGCCTGATCCTCTAGAGACGGCAGACGCAAACGCAGAAGTTTTCACGGATACCGTTCAGGAAATTTGCGATTTCAACGAATTTTACACGGTATATATGGGGATGCTCAACGACGGGTATCTGGATTCGGGATTTTCCATTACCGAATGCCGGACCTTGTTCGAGCTGAAGAAGAAAAAGACGTGCCGGATGAACGAACTGGCGGAAGCCATTTACGTCGATCAGGGCTACATGAGCCGGATCATCAAGCGCTTCAGAAAGAAGGGTCTGGTGTCCCGGGAACCCTGCGAAGGGGACGGCCGGGCGTACAACCTGAGCCTGACGGAAAAGGGCGAAAACGTCACCGAAGAGCTGGCGTCCATGATGGACAGCCGGGTGGGCTCCCAGATCGAGGGCTTAAGCATCGACGACTGCAAAAAGCTCAAGTCCGCGATGGGCATGATTACCAATCTCCTCTCCCCCAATGTGGCGGAGGCGTGA